In a genomic window of Alphaproteobacteria bacterium:
- a CDS encoding dienelactone hydrolase family protein, whose product MIQHFCEVASKGPVKHLVFILHGYGASAENIMGLGEYWKSFVPTTLFIAPNAPEFVASVYGFQWFPIGNLEESLLTAGCKKAAPSLATFIKQMQEKHQVSWQNTCIVGFSQGAMLVLYTALTQPHLCSKVIGYSGGVPMDPKDITSSPKDLDILLVHGAQDDVVPATASKDANIMLKTAGFPVSLHLLPHLDHSIDERGLKLGQEFFGR is encoded by the coding sequence ATGATTCAACATTTTTGTGAAGTTGCCAGTAAGGGCCCTGTAAAACACCTGGTTTTTATTCTGCATGGCTATGGGGCCAGCGCGGAAAATATTATGGGACTTGGGGAGTATTGGAAATCGTTCGTTCCCACCACCCTGTTCATTGCCCCTAATGCGCCTGAGTTTGTAGCCTCCGTCTATGGCTTTCAGTGGTTTCCTATTGGAAATTTAGAAGAGTCTTTGTTAACCGCCGGCTGTAAAAAAGCGGCTCCAAGTTTGGCCACTTTTATAAAACAGATGCAGGAAAAGCATCAAGTTTCTTGGCAGAATACTTGTATCGTTGGATTTTCCCAAGGGGCCATGTTGGTCTTATATACAGCCCTTACCCAGCCCCATCTATGCAGCAAAGTCATTGGCTATTCGGGGGGAGTCCCCATGGATCCGAAAGACATTACAAGCTCACCCAAGGACTTAGACATTCTATTGGTTCATGGAGCGCAAGATGATGTAGTTCCTGCAACGGCTTCAAAAGACGCGAATATAATGTTAAAAACCGCCGGGTTCCCCGTATCTCTGCATCTACTTCCCCATCTAGACCATTCAATTGATGAGCGAGGTCTAAAATTGGGGCAAGAGTTTTTTGGAAGATAA